The Lentzea guizhouensis genome contains a region encoding:
- a CDS encoding sensor histidine kinase, producing MSLRRRVAVSVLLVLIVVMIALVISVDRTFAQQSAKDLGTVALETENRATQMIRSGRPPRQIAKDLSRNNMRVKLRLPDGREFGETPDEASPGRREKVVLGVRVTVDADYGAISVAQGRLRKLLMLLGLGAVVLVGALLFFVVRRALAPLDAMTSLAQAIAAGHRGGRLNPSRTDTELGRTAAAFDGMLDSLEGSELRTRRFVADAAHELRTPITGVQAVAEALVQAPVDSPDRDQMSFLLVREARRAGRLVDDLLALAQLDAGYEMQRESVDLLGLAEAEVARTRFVAPDFDIAVEGVSVVVVGDGQRLAQVLANLVDNARQATGPQGTVRIRVDLTGFTVADDGPGVPASERERIFDRLVRLDDARDRRSGGSGLGLAIARGVVRAHGGELTCEASEGGAVFRVVLPRSQSGQAAGPLAPGQFPPSQFPSDQFPSGQVGQSGQAGQAGHEPG from the coding sequence GTGTCGTTGCGTCGGCGCGTGGCGGTGTCGGTGCTGCTGGTGCTGATCGTCGTGATGATCGCTCTGGTGATCTCCGTCGACCGGACGTTCGCGCAACAGTCCGCGAAGGACCTCGGCACGGTCGCCCTCGAAACCGAGAACCGGGCCACCCAGATGATCCGCAGCGGCCGTCCGCCCCGCCAGATCGCGAAAGACCTGTCGCGCAACAACATGCGCGTCAAACTCCGCCTGCCCGACGGCCGCGAGTTCGGCGAGACCCCCGACGAGGCCTCACCCGGCCGCCGCGAGAAGGTCGTGCTGGGCGTCCGGGTCACGGTCGACGCCGACTACGGCGCGATCTCGGTGGCCCAGGGCCGGTTGCGCAAGCTGCTGATGCTGCTGGGCCTCGGTGCTGTCGTCCTGGTGGGTGCGTTGCTGTTCTTCGTGGTCCGGCGTGCGCTGGCCCCGTTGGACGCGATGACGTCGTTGGCGCAGGCGATCGCGGCGGGGCACCGCGGTGGGCGGCTGAATCCGTCGCGCACGGACACGGAGCTGGGCCGGACCGCGGCGGCATTCGACGGCATGCTCGACTCTTTGGAGGGTTCGGAGCTGCGGACCCGGCGGTTCGTGGCGGATGCCGCGCACGAACTGCGCACGCCGATCACCGGTGTGCAGGCGGTGGCCGAGGCCCTGGTACAGGCGCCGGTGGACTCGCCGGATCGCGACCAGATGTCGTTCCTGCTGGTGCGCGAGGCACGGCGGGCAGGGCGGCTGGTGGACGACCTGCTGGCGCTCGCGCAGCTGGACGCCGGGTACGAGATGCAGCGGGAGTCCGTGGACCTGCTCGGGCTGGCGGAGGCGGAGGTGGCGCGGACCCGGTTCGTGGCGCCCGACTTCGACATCGCCGTCGAGGGTGTTTCCGTTGTGGTGGTGGGGGACGGGCAGCGGCTGGCGCAAGTGCTGGCCAACCTGGTGGACAACGCGCGGCAGGCGACCGGTCCACAGGGGACGGTGCGGATCCGGGTCGACCTGACCGGGTTCACGGTGGCTGATGACGGTCCGGGGGTGCCTGCGTCGGAGCGTGAGCGGATCTTCGACCGGTTGGTGCGGTTGGACGATGCGCGGGACCGGCGGTCGGGTGGGTCGGGGTTGGGGCTGGCGATCGCGCGAGGGGTGGTGCGGGCGCACGGGGGTGAGTTGACCTGTGAGGCTTCGGAGGGTGGGGCGGTGTTTCGGGTGGTGTTGCCGCGGAGCCAGTCGGGGCAGGCTGCGGGTCCGCTTGCGCCGGGCCAGTTTCCGCCGAGCCAGTTTCCGTCGGACCAGTTTCCGTCGGGCCAGGTGGGCCAGTCGGGCCAGGCGGGCCAGGCGGGGCACGAGCCGGGCTGA
- a CDS encoding response regulator transcription factor has translation MSARVLVIEDAEAIGAAVSSALRESGYEVQHRLDGRQLEADLGRFRPDLVVLDVMLPGRDGFQLLEVIRRASGAGVVMLTARDGVPDRLRGLSGGADDYVGKPFVLAELVARVSAVLRRLGRTPSTVQVGDLVVDADAGVVMRADQPIELTATELRLLVYLAAQRGRVVSKTQILTAVWGYEDYDPNLVEVHVSAVRRKLEEHGPRLVHTVRGLGYVLRAEE, from the coding sequence GTGTCCGCCAGGGTGTTGGTGATCGAGGACGCCGAGGCGATCGGCGCCGCCGTCTCGTCCGCGCTGCGCGAGTCCGGCTACGAGGTGCAGCACCGCCTGGACGGGCGTCAGCTGGAGGCCGACCTGGGCCGCTTCCGCCCCGACCTCGTCGTGCTGGACGTCATGCTGCCCGGCCGCGACGGCTTCCAGCTGCTCGAGGTCATCCGCCGCGCCTCCGGAGCCGGCGTGGTCATGCTGACCGCGCGCGACGGCGTCCCCGACCGCCTGCGCGGCCTGTCCGGCGGCGCCGACGACTACGTGGGCAAACCGTTCGTCCTGGCCGAGCTGGTGGCGCGCGTGTCCGCGGTGCTGCGGCGCCTGGGGCGCACACCGTCGACCGTCCAGGTGGGCGACCTCGTCGTGGACGCCGACGCCGGTGTCGTGATGCGCGCGGACCAGCCGATCGAGCTGACGGCGACCGAGCTGCGGCTGCTGGTGTACCTGGCGGCGCAGCGCGGCCGGGTGGTGTCGAAGACGCAGATCCTGACCGCGGTGTGGGGCTACGAGGACTACGACCCGAACCTGGTCGAGGTGCACGTGTCGGCGGTGCGCCGGAAGTTGGAGGAACACGGGCCGCGCCTCGTGCACACCGTGCGCGGGCTGGGGTACGTGTTGCGGGCTGAGGAATGA
- a CDS encoding neutral zinc metallopeptidase, protein MDRLPAVPRCRLPATPLPPPRPSCPAAPRHGPPGTGHPGGFHPYPPALPPRRKSSNGPILALVLGGVAVLGIAAVGGFAATLNSKVRDAGYSNYTTYSPTYTSTSTTTTTTTTKPATTTRATTSTPPAQAGPKAVYKLADHPIFGSPNFGAYDIDACRLPQMEYSPAGEDRFLQAALPCIEKAWKPMFQKANLPYQPVEVQTHTGTIQTPCGDHTVNETAVYCRGVIYWPAGFYANEPNMVRHPGKYLGQLGHEYGHHVQWLSGMLRAADQAQYDVGGWDTPKGLELNRRLELQATCFGGMTLAPLSRNGVLPMDVINTGLQDAGQRGDYNRTPDHGSQPNNHRWVMHGHKQNKTSACNTWAASPADVA, encoded by the coding sequence ATGGACCGCCTGCCGGCCGTCCCGCGCTGCCGCCTCCCGGCCACCCCGCTCCCGCCACCGCGCCCGTCATGCCCCGCCGCACCCAGGCACGGGCCACCCGGCACGGGCCACCCCGGCGGTTTCCACCCGTACCCGCCCGCCCTGCCCCCTCGCCGCAAGAGCAGCAACGGCCCCATCCTCGCCCTCGTGCTCGGCGGCGTGGCGGTCCTCGGCATCGCGGCGGTCGGCGGGTTCGCGGCGACGTTGAACAGCAAGGTGCGCGACGCGGGCTATTCGAACTACACGACCTACAGCCCGACGTACACCTCCACGTCGACCACGACCACGACCACGACGACCAAACCGGCCACCACGACCAGGGCGACGACCAGCACGCCGCCCGCGCAGGCCGGCCCCAAGGCCGTCTACAAGCTCGCCGACCACCCGATCTTCGGCTCGCCGAACTTCGGCGCGTACGACATCGACGCCTGCCGCCTGCCGCAGATGGAGTACTCACCGGCCGGTGAGGACCGCTTCCTGCAGGCCGCGCTGCCGTGCATCGAGAAGGCGTGGAAGCCGATGTTCCAGAAGGCGAACCTGCCGTACCAGCCGGTCGAGGTGCAGACCCACACCGGCACGATCCAGACGCCGTGCGGCGACCACACCGTGAACGAGACGGCCGTGTACTGCCGAGGCGTCATCTACTGGCCGGCCGGGTTCTACGCGAACGAGCCGAACATGGTCCGCCACCCCGGCAAGTACCTGGGCCAGCTCGGCCACGAGTACGGCCACCACGTCCAATGGCTGTCCGGCATGCTGCGCGCGGCCGACCAGGCCCAGTACGACGTGGGCGGCTGGGACACGCCGAAGGGCCTGGAACTGAACCGCCGGCTGGAGCTGCAGGCGACCTGTTTCGGCGGCATGACGCTGGCACCTCTCTCGCGCAACGGCGTCCTGCCCATGGACGTCATCAACACGGGCCTGCAAGATGCGGGCCAGCGCGGCGACTACAACCGCACTCCTGACCACGGCAGCCAGCCCAACAACCACCGTTGGGTCATGCACGGCCACAAGCAGAACAAGACGAGCGCCTGCAACACGTGGGCGGCGAGCCCGGCGGACGTCGCATGA
- a CDS encoding M20/M25/M40 family metallo-hydrolase: MAGDSHHPERSAVAALAEEFLAGLREWLTIPSIGVDPAHHADVHRSAQWLADRLRADGWPEVEVWDHGPALPAVYACWPAADPGAPTVLVYGHHDVQPVDPVDRWHHPPFEPVTSGDELLGRGASDDKGQVAMHLLAVKAHLAATGRNAPGVTLKLFIEGEEESGSPHLRKLLEDHRDDLGCDLVVFTDTGVHDRDTPTVNTGQRGVLGGEITFFGGTDDVHSGRAGGAIPNPATALARLVAALHDEDGRIQLPGFYDDVREPTERERADYAALPFDERRWLAQNAGGAQAVAGEPGYTTFERIWVRPTAEVNGLSSGYTGPGLKTIIPASATAKISFRLVPDQLPENVAGQLREFVAQHTPDGIRAEVSFRGTGVPPYAISPDDPANEAVRDALELAFDQPVRFARAGGSGPAAVLQAWLGVPLVYLGATLPDDRVHAPNERVVVPLLLKGAEAAAHLWRMLPERLTR, translated from the coding sequence GTGGCAGGTGATTCTCATCATCCCGAACGGTCCGCGGTCGCCGCGCTGGCGGAGGAGTTCCTCGCCGGGCTGCGCGAGTGGCTGACCATCCCGTCGATCGGTGTCGACCCGGCGCACCACGCCGACGTGCACCGCTCCGCCCAGTGGCTGGCTGACCGGCTCAGAGCGGACGGCTGGCCGGAGGTCGAGGTCTGGGACCACGGCCCGGCGCTGCCCGCGGTGTACGCGTGCTGGCCCGCCGCGGACCCCGGCGCTCCGACCGTGCTCGTCTACGGTCATCACGACGTCCAGCCCGTCGACCCGGTCGACCGCTGGCACCACCCGCCGTTCGAGCCCGTGACCAGCGGCGACGAGCTGCTCGGGCGCGGGGCGAGCGACGACAAGGGGCAGGTCGCGATGCACCTGCTCGCGGTGAAGGCCCACCTGGCCGCCACCGGTCGGAATGCGCCGGGCGTCACCTTGAAACTGTTCATCGAGGGTGAGGAGGAATCGGGTTCCCCGCACCTGCGAAAGCTCCTCGAAGATCACCGGGACGACCTCGGATGTGATCTTGTCGTGTTCACCGACACGGGAGTGCACGATCGGGACACGCCCACGGTGAACACCGGTCAGCGCGGTGTTCTCGGCGGCGAGATCACGTTCTTCGGCGGAACCGACGACGTGCATTCCGGCCGCGCGGGCGGGGCGATCCCGAACCCGGCGACGGCGCTCGCCCGGTTGGTCGCCGCGCTGCACGACGAGGACGGCCGCATCCAGCTCCCCGGCTTCTACGACGACGTCCGCGAACCGACCGAGCGGGAACGCGCCGACTACGCGGCACTGCCGTTCGACGAGCGGAGGTGGCTGGCGCAGAACGCGGGCGGCGCGCAGGCCGTGGCGGGCGAACCCGGCTACACCACGTTCGAACGGATCTGGGTGCGCCCGACCGCCGAGGTCAACGGCCTGTCCAGCGGCTACACCGGCCCCGGCCTGAAGACGATCATCCCGGCGTCGGCGACCGCGAAGATCAGCTTCCGGCTCGTGCCCGACCAGCTGCCGGAGAACGTCGCCGGCCAGCTGCGGGAGTTCGTCGCCCAGCACACCCCGGACGGCATCAGGGCCGAGGTGAGCTTCCGCGGCACCGGCGTGCCGCCGTACGCGATCAGCCCGGACGACCCGGCCAACGAGGCCGTCCGCGACGCGCTGGAGCTCGCCTTCGACCAGCCGGTGCGGTTCGCGCGAGCGGGCGGTTCCGGACCGGCGGCGGTGCTGCAGGCGTGGCTCGGAGTCCCCCTCGTGTACCTCGGGGCGACCTTGCCGGATGATCGCGTCCACGCGCCGAACGAGCGCGTGGTCGTGCCGTTGCTCCTCAAAGGTGCGGAGGCGGCCGCTCACCTGTGGCGGATGCTGCCCGAGAGGTTGACCCGATGA
- a CDS encoding neutral zinc metallopeptidase, with product MPPQGPPPPPYGPPPGQFGQPTGQFGPPPGQVMPPPQPSWGGYGQYPPPPRKKSNAPIVALVLGGVVILGLGAIGLFAATLNSKVKDAGYSGYTTYSPTYTYTSTEQAATTTPAPSRSAPSRAPSTQATPVGPKAVYALADHPFLRSNIGANRLASCPLPAMDYSPAGQDRYLRAALPCIEAMWKPALQAANMPYQPVELHIVTESVQYPCGTVRPDSTARYCQGGIYWTANAYAAERNPNKPNHPGKYLGQLAHEYGHHIQWLTGMLKASDRAQYDAGGWDTPKGLDLNRRMELQATCFGGMTLAPLSHGAVPMDVIQTGISDAGNRGDYDIYPTKDHGTPQNNANWVKQGYSSNQASQCNTWASAPQSVS from the coding sequence ATGCCGCCGCAGGGCCCTCCCCCGCCGCCGTACGGTCCGCCGCCGGGCCAGTTCGGCCAGCCCACCGGCCAGTTCGGCCCGCCTCCCGGCCAGGTCATGCCCCCGCCGCAGCCCTCGTGGGGCGGTTACGGCCAGTACCCGCCGCCGCCTCGGAAGAAGAGCAATGCCCCTATCGTGGCGTTGGTGCTCGGCGGTGTGGTGATCCTCGGGCTCGGCGCCATCGGCCTGTTCGCGGCGACGCTGAACAGCAAGGTCAAGGACGCGGGCTACTCGGGTTACACGACCTACAGCCCGACGTACACCTACACCAGCACCGAGCAGGCGGCGACCACGACGCCGGCCCCGTCGCGCTCGGCCCCCTCCCGCGCACCCTCGACCCAGGCGACGCCCGTGGGCCCGAAGGCGGTCTACGCGCTCGCGGACCACCCGTTCCTGAGGTCGAACATCGGCGCGAACCGGCTGGCGAGCTGCCCGTTGCCCGCCATGGACTACTCGCCGGCGGGCCAGGACCGCTACCTGCGCGCCGCCCTGCCGTGCATCGAGGCGATGTGGAAGCCCGCGCTGCAGGCGGCGAACATGCCGTACCAGCCGGTCGAGCTGCACATCGTGACCGAGAGCGTCCAGTACCCGTGCGGCACCGTGCGCCCCGACTCGACGGCCCGCTACTGCCAGGGCGGCATCTACTGGACCGCGAACGCCTACGCGGCCGAGCGCAACCCGAACAAGCCGAACCACCCCGGCAAGTACCTGGGCCAGCTCGCCCACGAGTACGGCCACCACATCCAGTGGCTCACCGGAATGCTCAAGGCCTCGGACCGCGCGCAGTACGACGCGGGTGGGTGGGATACTCCGAAGGGCCTCGACCTGAACCGCCGGATGGAGCTGCAGGCAACGTGCTTCGGCGGCATGACGCTGGCACCGTTGTCGCACGGCGCGGTCCCGATGGACGTGATCCAGACGGGCATCTCCGACGCGGGCAACCGGGGTGACTACGACATCTACCCCACGAAGGACCACGGCACACCGCAGAACAACGCGAACTGGGTGAAGCAGGGCTACTCGTCGAACCAGGCGTCGCAGTGCAACACCTGGGCCTCCGCCCCCCAGTCGGTCTCGTAA
- a CDS encoding DUF2207 domain-containing protein, protein MSRNWGVAIFAAIALTTVVPVGAFAQPLPGTVSTEVRMRLERDARLSVTETVRVPDGKTVKRTVPLRLAVGNDLERQYRISDAKVEGKGSANVSGDAFELTLDGGEATVTYVVEGAVAPVGDALEVRWQVAGGWDTELDKVSATFSAPDSPTSVNCLAGPVGSSQPCTSADLADGKGVRAQEIKLGAGERVDVAVGLAAGVVPPNAVVVEASGLAAAFALTPASGAALGGLLLLLLGGVVLLWFLRGRDAAALASEVGPVSVLVRDQDDRVAFASPDGVLPGQVGTVVDEHVDVVDVTATVIDLAVRNYLWIAETEGHDWQIMRRNPADASLSGYEKAVYEALLPAGADAVTVSELRGRGIDLARVRDRLYADVVEKRWFARRPDAERTLFWWVGIVLAVLGVVATVVLALTIGNALFGLAVAVGGVALAFGARSMPARTKRGSALLEHVRGLRGYLHGVTPGDVPEEDRELVFSRSLPYAVVLGETERWLTTFGQQDLYWYGGATDFRRSFPAFLGALDGVLAQAGHLRSLRTPNP, encoded by the coding sequence GTGTCGAGAAACTGGGGCGTGGCGATCTTCGCCGCCATCGCGTTGACGACAGTGGTGCCCGTCGGCGCGTTCGCGCAGCCGCTGCCAGGGACCGTCAGCACCGAGGTGCGGATGCGGCTGGAGCGCGACGCCCGGCTGTCGGTCACCGAGACGGTTCGCGTGCCCGACGGCAAGACCGTCAAGCGGACCGTCCCCTTGCGACTCGCCGTCGGCAACGACCTCGAGCGCCAGTACCGCATCTCCGACGCCAAGGTCGAGGGGAAGGGCAGCGCGAACGTCAGCGGTGACGCCTTCGAGCTCACCCTCGACGGTGGCGAGGCCACGGTGACCTACGTCGTCGAGGGTGCGGTCGCGCCCGTCGGTGACGCGCTGGAGGTCCGCTGGCAGGTCGCCGGCGGCTGGGACACCGAGCTCGACAAGGTGTCCGCCACGTTCTCCGCACCCGACTCGCCCACGTCGGTCAACTGCCTCGCCGGGCCCGTCGGGTCGTCGCAGCCGTGCACCAGCGCCGACCTCGCGGACGGCAAGGGCGTGCGGGCGCAGGAGATCAAGCTCGGCGCCGGGGAACGCGTCGACGTCGCGGTCGGGCTGGCCGCCGGTGTCGTGCCCCCGAACGCCGTCGTGGTCGAGGCCTCCGGTCTCGCCGCCGCCTTCGCGCTCACCCCGGCCAGCGGCGCCGCGCTCGGCGGGCTGCTGCTCCTGCTGCTCGGCGGTGTCGTGCTGCTGTGGTTCCTGCGCGGCAGGGACGCGGCGGCGCTCGCCAGCGAGGTCGGCCCGGTCAGCGTGCTCGTGCGCGACCAGGACGACCGCGTCGCCTTCGCTTCACCCGATGGTGTGTTGCCCGGTCAGGTGGGCACGGTGGTCGACGAGCACGTGGACGTCGTCGACGTGACCGCCACGGTGATCGACCTCGCCGTGCGCAACTACCTGTGGATCGCGGAAACCGAGGGCCACGACTGGCAGATCATGCGCCGCAACCCGGCCGACGCCTCGCTGTCCGGCTACGAGAAGGCCGTCTACGAGGCGCTGCTGCCCGCCGGCGCGGACGCGGTGACCGTGTCCGAGCTGCGCGGCCGCGGCATCGACCTCGCCCGGGTCCGCGACCGCCTCTACGCCGACGTGGTGGAGAAGCGCTGGTTCGCCCGCCGCCCCGACGCCGAGCGCACCCTGTTCTGGTGGGTCGGGATCGTGCTCGCGGTGCTGGGCGTGGTGGCCACGGTCGTGCTCGCGCTGACCATCGGCAACGCCCTGTTCGGGCTGGCCGTCGCGGTCGGCGGCGTGGCGCTGGCGTTCGGCGCCCGCTCGATGCCCGCCCGCACCAAGCGCGGCAGCGCGCTGCTCGAACACGTCCGCGGCCTGCGCGGGTACCTGCACGGCGTGACGCCCGGCGACGTGCCGGAGGAGGACCGCGAGCTGGTGTTCTCCCGGTCGCTGCCGTACGCGGTGGTGCTCGGCGAGACCGAGCGCTGGCTCACGACGTTCGGCCAGCAGGACCTCTACTGGTACGGCGGCGCGACCGATTTCCGGCGCAGCTTCCCCGCGTTCCTCGGGGCGCTCGACGGCGTGCTCGCCCAGGCGGGCCACCTGCGATCGCTCCGGACGCCGAACCCGTAG
- a CDS encoding MauE/DoxX family redox-associated membrane protein, whose protein sequence is MEPNRSRARSALALAALLGLAGATHFTRPKYYDAIVPRALPGTPRQWTYASGAAELAVAAAVAVPRTRRLGGLAAAALFVAVFPANVKMALDFRDKSPKAKAIAYGRLPVQIPLVVWAWKVAKSSP, encoded by the coding sequence ATGGAACCGAACCGTTCCCGGGCGCGATCGGCGTTGGCGCTCGCCGCACTGCTCGGTCTGGCCGGAGCGACCCACTTCACCAGGCCGAAGTACTACGACGCGATCGTTCCGCGTGCGCTGCCCGGCACCCCGCGGCAGTGGACGTACGCGTCGGGTGCGGCGGAGCTCGCCGTCGCGGCCGCGGTGGCCGTCCCGCGCACGCGCCGGCTGGGCGGTCTCGCCGCCGCCGCGCTGTTCGTCGCGGTCTTCCCGGCGAACGTGAAGATGGCCCTCGATTTCCGGGACAAATCACCCAAGGCCAAGGCAATTGCCTATGGGCGTCTGCCGGTGCAGATCCCTCTCGTGGTGTGGGCGTGGAAAGTGGCGAAGTCCTCGCCTTGA
- a CDS encoding neutral zinc metallopeptidase, giving the protein MTQPAGNNPFVLAGVFALVVAFVLGIGQLTGPQVVSGHALAESSRPVAPSTEPSTPIRPRAVYRLADHPLLLNPTPLPPVTCDLPRFGTSDTALAAYYTAGVACLDAAWGPLLTTANMPFEKPMLDASPVLKDGPCGAAPESDHAVAYYCGRNRTIYMPTSRLRTNGGGEAPATHLATLSHEYGHHVQALTGLLRAADLKITDAGEKTPAGLEMSRRIELQANCFAGMFLTAAAGRGSVTPSLAQQAQEDFRYAIEEAPENNAHGSAKNQANWATTGFKANSTAACNTFSAPAQQVS; this is encoded by the coding sequence GTGACCCAACCGGCGGGGAACAACCCGTTCGTTCTCGCGGGCGTGTTCGCGCTGGTGGTCGCGTTCGTCCTGGGCATCGGCCAGCTGACCGGCCCCCAGGTCGTCTCCGGCCACGCCCTCGCCGAGTCCTCCCGCCCCGTCGCCCCCTCCACGGAGCCCTCCACCCCGATCCGCCCGCGAGCCGTCTACCGCCTCGCCGACCACCCGTTGCTCCTGAATCCGACCCCGCTGCCCCCCGTGACCTGCGACCTCCCGCGCTTCGGCACCTCGGACACGGCCCTGGCCGCCTACTACACCGCAGGCGTCGCCTGCCTGGACGCCGCCTGGGGCCCCCTGCTGACCACGGCGAACATGCCGTTCGAAAAGCCGATGCTGGACGCCTCCCCGGTCCTGAAGGACGGCCCCTGCGGCGCCGCCCCGGAATCCGACCACGCGGTCGCCTACTACTGCGGCCGCAACCGCACGATCTACATGCCCACCTCCCGCCTCCGCACGAACGGCGGCGGCGAGGCCCCCGCAACCCACCTCGCCACCCTGTCCCACGAGTACGGCCACCACGTCCAGGCCCTCACCGGCCTCCTCCGGGCAGCCGACCTGAAGATCACCGACGCAGGCGAGAAGACCCCGGCGGGCCTCGAAATGTCGCGCCGCATCGAACTGCAGGCGAACTGCTTCGCGGGCATGTTCCTGACCGCCGCCGCGGGCCGCGGCTCGGTGACCCCGTCACTGGCGCAGCAGGCCCAGGAGGACTTCAGGTACGCGATCGAGGAAGCACCGGAGAACAACGCCCATGGCTCGGCGAAGAACCAGGCGAACTGGGCGACCACGGGCTTCAAGGCAAACTCAACCGCAGCGTGCAACACGTTCTCAGCACCCGCCCAGCAGGTCTCGTAA
- a CDS encoding potassium channel family protein has protein sequence MSLTDEASHSLVGVIRMPDKVESPVRAILKRVVGAMAALLLAVLIVYLDRDGYRDVNEDGVSLLDAFYYATVSLSTTGYGDITPASSTARLVNVLVITPLRVLFLIVLVGTTLEVLTERSRQALRIQKWRRVVRDHVVVVGYGTKGRSAVAALLGDGVEPGSIVVVDTVQESLDAATAKGLVVVHGSGTRNDVLRVAGAARARAIVVAPNRDDTAVLITLTARELAPKAMIVASVRERENEHLLKQSGADSVVVSSETAGRLLGMATATPTVVAMVEDLLTPDAGLAIAERDVEPGEVGGSPRHLSDIVLGVVRLGKLYRVDAPEADAIEPGDRLLYVKKVTPAGE, from the coding sequence ATGAGCCTGACTGACGAGGCGTCGCACTCGCTCGTCGGCGTGATCAGGATGCCGGACAAGGTCGAGAGCCCTGTTCGCGCGATCCTGAAACGCGTCGTCGGCGCGATGGCGGCGCTGCTGCTCGCGGTGCTGATCGTCTACCTGGACCGCGACGGCTACCGGGACGTGAACGAGGACGGCGTCTCGCTGCTCGACGCGTTCTACTACGCCACGGTGTCGCTCTCGACGACCGGCTACGGCGACATCACGCCGGCGTCGTCCACCGCCCGGCTGGTGAACGTCCTGGTCATCACGCCGTTGCGGGTGCTGTTCCTGATCGTGCTGGTCGGCACGACACTCGAAGTTCTCACCGAGCGCTCCCGTCAGGCGTTGCGCATTCAGAAGTGGAGGCGGGTCGTGCGGGACCACGTGGTGGTCGTCGGTTACGGCACGAAGGGGCGTTCCGCGGTGGCGGCACTGCTCGGTGACGGTGTCGAGCCGGGTTCGATCGTCGTCGTCGACACCGTGCAGGAGTCGCTCGACGCGGCGACCGCCAAGGGGCTCGTGGTGGTGCACGGCTCAGGTACGCGCAACGACGTGCTGCGGGTCGCCGGCGCGGCCCGTGCGCGCGCGATCGTCGTCGCCCCGAACCGGGACGACACGGCGGTGCTGATCACGCTCACCGCCCGTGAGCTGGCACCCAAGGCGATGATCGTGGCGTCGGTGCGGGAGCGGGAGAACGAGCACCTGCTCAAGCAGTCCGGCGCCGACTCGGTCGTCGTGTCGTCCGAGACGGCGGGCCGCCTGCTCGGCATGGCCACCGCGACGCCGACCGTGGTCGCGATGGTCGAGGACCTGCTCACGCCGGACGCGGGCCTCGCGATCGCCGAACGCGACGTCGAGCCGGGTGAGGTGGGCGGGTCGCCGCGGCACCTGTCGGACATAGTGCTGGGCGTGGTGCGCTTGGGGAAGCTGTACCGCGTCGACGCACCGGAGGCGGACGCGATCGAGCCGGGCGACCGGCTGCTCTACGTCAAGAAGGTGACCCCGGCCGGGGAGTAG